In Clostridium sp. SY8519, one genomic interval encodes:
- a CDS encoding AAA family ATPase: MPVFDFSNSGPEDSGSSQSVCTYTVFRSSEHTASPEQPLLILDNSAQAWEHHSSGIFTNPVKRTSFEFDREGGTVSADILRIDARFTSLLRWLGENHIHVRLSGENRPEGFAVYKIRETAFGNTSKLSAEDGFLQFMIERLSASDAPAEETGSEEEDPLGGDDMKLTSIQSITDFIHCAGRTLPDNIRLWARRNLAVARSHEVTAEERRHAQRALSIMMNIQWKNNYFESIDPREARRILDEELYGMEQVKQRIIETIIQINRTHTLPAYGLLIAGPAGTGKSQIAYAVARILKMPWTTLDMSSINDPEQLTGSSRIYSNAKPGIIMEAFSAAGESNLVFIINELDKAASGKGNGNPADVLLTLLDNLGFTDNYMECMIPTAGVYPIATANDKSMISAPLMSRFAVIDIPDYTPEEKKIIFTDYALPKVLKRLNLKPEECVIGHEALDAVIDRYRDTTGIRDLEQAAEHLAANALYQIEVNGVSAVHFTAEEVRALLG; this comes from the coding sequence ATGCCAGTATTTGATTTCAGCAATTCCGGTCCCGAGGACTCCGGCAGCAGCCAGTCCGTCTGCACCTATACCGTATTCCGTTCCAGTGAGCATACTGCTTCTCCGGAACAGCCGCTCCTGATACTCGACAATTCCGCCCAGGCCTGGGAGCACCATTCCAGCGGGATCTTCACCAATCCGGTGAAGCGCACCTCCTTTGAATTTGACCGGGAAGGGGGAACCGTCAGCGCGGACATTCTCCGGATTGACGCCCGTTTCACCAGTCTGCTCCGGTGGCTGGGCGAAAATCATATCCATGTCCGCCTTTCCGGCGAAAACCGTCCGGAGGGATTCGCCGTCTACAAAATCCGGGAGACCGCCTTCGGCAACACCAGCAAACTGTCCGCCGAGGACGGATTCCTCCAGTTTATGATCGAGCGGCTCTCCGCCAGTGACGCTCCTGCAGAGGAAACCGGCAGCGAAGAGGAAGATCCGCTGGGCGGCGATGACATGAAGCTGACCAGTATTCAGAGCATCACGGATTTTATCCACTGCGCCGGCCGTACCCTTCCGGACAATATCCGTCTGTGGGCCCGCCGGAATCTCGCCGTTGCCCGCTCCCACGAAGTCACCGCTGAAGAAAGACGGCACGCCCAGCGCGCCCTTTCCATCATGATGAATATCCAGTGGAAAAATAACTATTTTGAATCCATCGACCCCCGGGAGGCGCGGCGGATCCTGGACGAAGAGCTCTATGGCATGGAACAGGTCAAACAGCGGATTATCGAAACCATCATCCAGATCAACCGCACCCACACCCTTCCGGCTTACGGACTTTTGATCGCCGGTCCCGCCGGTACCGGCAAATCGCAGATCGCCTACGCGGTTGCCCGCATTCTGAAGATGCCCTGGACCACACTGGACATGAGTTCCATCAACGACCCGGAACAGCTCACCGGCAGTTCCCGTATTTACAGCAACGCCAAGCCGGGGATTATCATGGAGGCCTTCTCCGCCGCCGGAGAATCCAACCTGGTCTTCATTATCAACGAGCTGGACAAGGCAGCTTCCGGCAAAGGAAACGGCAACCCGGCCGATGTCCTGCTGACTCTGCTGGACAACCTGGGCTTTACGGACAATTACATGGAATGCATGATTCCCACGGCCGGGGTCTACCCCATCGCCACCGCCAATGACAAAAGCATGATCAGCGCGCCGCTGATGTCCCGTTTCGCCGTTATTGACATCCCGGACTACACGCCGGAGGAAAAGAAGATCATTTTCACGGATTACGCCCTCCCGAAAGTGCTGAAGCGTCTGAATCTGAAACCGGAAGAATGCGTCATCGGGCATGAGGCCCTGGACGCTGTCATTGACCGTTACCGCGACACCACCGGAATCCGCGACCTGGAGCAGGCCGCCGAACATCTGGCAGCCAACGCCCTGTATCAGATTGAAGTAAACGGTGTCTCTGCCGTGCATTTCACCGCCGAAGAGGTGCGTGCCCTGCTGGGCTGA